In one Silene latifolia isolate original U9 population chromosome 10, ASM4854445v1, whole genome shotgun sequence genomic region, the following are encoded:
- the LOC141605636 gene encoding two-component response regulator ARR9-like — protein MDTQFHVLAVDDSIIDRKLIQKLLQTSSFQVTAVDSPNKALEYLGNELGIEVNMIITDYSMPGMTGYELLKKIKESERFKDIPVVIMSSENIPSRISMCLQDGAHDFFLKPVQLSDVDKLMPHLLRTKLNNLCNFQHQTLLDWHSLCQGCT, from the exons ATGGATACCCAATTTCATGTTCTAGCTGTTGATGACAGTATAATTGACAGAAAACTAATCCAAAAACTCCTTCAGACTTCATCTTTTCAAG TTACAGCAGTTGATTCACCAAATAAGGCACTAGAATATCTTGGGAATGAATTGGGAATTGAGGTGAATATGATAATAACAGATTATTCAATGCCAGGAATGACAGGGTATGAACTTTTGAAGAAGATAAAGGAATCAGAAAGATTCAAAGATATTCCAGTTGTGATTATGTCATCTGAGAATATTCCTTCTAGGATTAGTATGTGTTTACAAGATGGTGCTCATGATTTCTTTCTAAAACCTGTCCAATTGTCTGATGTTGATAAGCTTATGCCTCATTTGTTGAGGACCAAACTCAACAATTTATGCAATTTCCAACATCAAACTTTGTTGGATTGGCACTCTCTTTGTCAAGGTTGCACATAG